The Flavobacterium sp. 140616W15 sequence ATACGAAAAAAATATCCCTCTTCATTATATTCTAAAAAAGACAGTTTAAATAATTAGAAATCAAAAAAATAAAAATGATAATAGACACATTAAATAATGCATCAAAATATTACAATTTACATCCTAATTTTAAAAAAGCATTTGACTACATATACGAAAATGACATAGCTAATCTTACTGAAGGAATACATGAAATTGCAGAAGGTTTAAAAGCTATAGTCATAATAGGTGAAGGAACTACAAAAGAAGAAAGCATCAAAGATTTTGAATGTCATGATAAAAATATTGATATCCAAATTTCAATAAATGGTCCAGAAGTTTTTGCATGGAAACCAAGAGAAAAATGTAGCAAGCCAAACGGAGATTATAATGATGAAAAAGATGTACGTTTTTTTCATGATGCTCCAGATATGTTTTTTCAGCTGCACAAAAAACAATTTGCTATTTTATATCCCGAAGATGTTCACGCTGCAATGATTGGCAATGGAATATTAAAAAAAATTGTAATTAAAGTAAAAATATAACACTATGGACAACATTCAGAATACAATAGACACAATAACAAACCAGGGAATTCTTCCACTTTACTTCAATACTGATGAAATTATTAGTTTAGCAATTCTAAGAGCGCTTTATAAATCTGGAATAAAAGCAGTAGAATATACCAATAGAGGTCCTGAAGCAGTGACTAATTTTAAGAAAATGGTTGCTATTAGAGATCTAGAAATGCCTGGAATGTTATTAGGAATCGGAACAATAAAGAATATTGAGCAAGCCGAACAATATGATGCAATTGGAGCAGATTTTTTTATAAGCCCTGGTTTCGTTCCTGAAGTTTCTCAATTTTTGCAAAGCAAAAAAAAGCTTTATTGCCCTGGATGTATGACACCTACAGAAATTATTACCGCTGAAAATGCTGGAATAAAATTCATAAAACTATTCCCTGGAAACATTCTAAGTCCAAAATTTATGAATAGCATTAAAGATATATTTCCTTCACTACATTTTATGACTACTGGTGGTGTTGACACAACTCACGCAAGTATCAATAGCTGGTTTTCTGCTGGAGTTTCAGCAGTCGGAATGGGAAGCAAACTCATTACCAAAGAACGTACAGACAACGGAGATTATGATGGCATAGAAAATGAAACCAGAAAAGTTCTTCAAATAGTACAGATCATACAAAAGCAATTATAAATAATATGGATTCGATATTTAATCTAAAAGGTAAAATCGCTTTAATAACAGGTGGTGCTGGTGTATTGGGAAGTAATTTTGCCAATGTTTTGGCTAAACAAGGCGTTATCACAGGAATCGTATCCCAATCTATTGAAAAGGCGAACAAAATTGTAGAAAACATACAAAAAAATGGCGGGCAAGCTTTTGCAATACAAGCAAATGTATTAAAAAAAGAAGATCTTGAAAAAGCCCGAGATTTTATTATTGCTAAATATGGCCAGCTCGACATCCTTATAAATGCAGCAGGTGGAAACATGCCTGGGGCAACTATAAATCCCGATCAGGCAATATATAATATGAATACCGATGATTTACAAAAAGTAATAGATCTAAATATAATTGGTACCATCTTGCCTTCTCAAGTATTCTCAGAACTTTTCGCCAAACAAAAAACAGGAAATATTATCAATATCTCATCTGCATCTGCGCAAAGACCCTTAACAAGAGTAGTTGGTTATTCAGCATCTAAGGCAGCTATTGATAATTTTACGCAATGGATGGCGGTTGAACTAGCCTCCAAATATGGTGAAGGAATTCGTGTAAATGCAATTTCACCCGGTTTTTTTATTGGTGAACAAAATAAAGCATTACTATTGAATCCCGATGGAAAACTAACACTTAGAGGTCAAAAAATCATCGATCAGACTCCTATGGGAAGATTTGGAACTCCCGAAGACATAAATGGAGCGCTCTTATTTTTATGTAGCGATATGTCAAAGTTTGTAACAGGAACAATCATTAAAGTCGATGGTGGATTTGCAGCTTCAAGTATTTAAAAAATAAAAAGATATAATGTAATTCCTCAAACATATTTCTCTTACTTTGTGTAAACTATAAAAATAATTACAATTATGAAAAACCCTTATCTACTATTAATCATCTTATTAACAGTTTTTTCCGTAAATGCACAAGATGTTAATTTCGCTCCTTTGGATACTAGCCCAGTTGACATTAGTTATTATCCACATAAAGCAGTTAAATCAAAAAAGACTGATACTCCGTCTGCTGTTATCAAAGTTATTTATTCAAGACCTTCTGCAAAAGGCCGTGCTATTTTTGGTGAACTAATACCATTTGGTAAAGTTTGGCGTGTTGGAGCTAACGAAAATGCCGAAATTAAATTTTACAAACCTGTTACAATTGGAGGTAAAAACATTCCAGCTGGAACTTATAGTTTGTTTGCTATCCCTGAAAAAGACAAATGGACTATTATCATCAATAAAGAAATAGATTTATGGGGTGCCTATGCTTATGATGAAAGTAAAGATATTGCAAGAGTTACTGTTCCTGTTAAAGCAGTGCCAAATACAATTGAAGCTTTATCGATTGCTTTTACGAATCAAGGTTCGGTAGCAAATCTGGTAATTGGCTGGGATAAAACAACAGTTGAAGTTCCGATAACAATTAAATAATTCAAAAAGGAGTGAGAAGTGAAATGCTGTTTGTAAAATGTATATTTCACTTCTCACACATTTTATTTCTTAGTTTTTACATTTTACAAAATTGCCTTTCTTCGCACATCCTTCGGGTTAAGCCCCGTTTGTTTTTTTAGAAATTTATTAAAATGACTTACATCTGAAAAACCAAATTCGTTGCTTATTTCTTTCATTAAAACAGTACTATGTTTAAGACGATTTTCGATCAATTTATATTTATAATCGTCAATGTATTTCTTTATAGAACCACCAGTTTGCCGCTTAAATAAACTGCTTAAATGATTGGGAGCCATATTAAAATGAGCAGATAGAACCATCAGGTTTAAATTAGCTGGTACACGAATTTCTTTATGGATATAATTCATAATACCTACAAGCAAGCCTTCATTCAAAATCGTGTTGGTGCCTAGTGACTGAAATGCATTTTTCTTGATTACTGCAAATACACTTCGTATTAAATAAAGAAGCACTTCATGAGAACCATTTTGACTACCACCATCCCACTCGCTGACAATCAATTGCATCAGATGATTTATTTTATCTAATTCCTGAGGAGAATCAACTAATTTCCCGTCTAAATTACTACTTATACCAAGCAATTGGTCTAAGACTTTATTCCATTCGCTTTTGGCAGTATCTGATGAAGTTCCATCGAGATAACGGTTATTAAATTTTAATACACTAAACTCCGTTTCTTTATCTATAATAAAAAGGTGATAATCTGATGGACATAACAAAAAAATGCAAGGCCCTTTATACGAAACCTCTCCTCCGTTTAATTGATGCAATCCACTGCCTGAGTGAATAAAAACCAACTCAAAATGATTGTGATTATGAACCGGAAACGGCCATATTTCGGTTGTAAAATGCCGAATAAATAAAGGAGTATGCTGAATAAACCGTTCCACTGATTGTTGTTTTTTTACAAAAATACAGTTTAAATGTACAATTTTTAGTTTTAAGCGTACAATAGCTTTGCAAAAAAAGTTTATGAATAAAACTAGTTTCAAACCAGCGGTGATTCCGCTTATGGCAGTCTCAGCGGGTGTAATCGTTGCTAATATATATTACAATCAACCTATACTCCAGGCAATTGCTTTATCTCTTAAAGTAACCGAAACTCAAATTGGAAAAATTTCAATGCTTTCTCAATTAGGATATGGATTAGGAATGTTCTTTTTACTTCCGCTTGGTGACAAAGTTAATCGTAAGAATCTTATTCTGCTATTGTGTGCATTACTGGTGCTAACTTTGTTTTTTATAACATTGACATCTTCATTAACAGCACTATATATACTCAGCTTTTTTGTTGGCTTATTTTCTACTCCAGCACAAATTATACTTCCAATGGCTGCTACTTTAGGTAAAGAAAATAGAGGTAAAAATGTGGGAGTTGTCTTCAGCGGAATATTAGTTGGAATATTAGGAGCTCGTGTTATTAGCGGTTTTATAACCGAATTGCTTGGATGGCGTTATGTTTTTGGAATATCAGGAGTAATGGTACTTGCCGTTACGCTAATGCTAAAATTATACTTGCCAGAAGTGCCTTCAAAATTTAAAGGCAGTTATTTCCACCTCATAAAATCAACATTAGCACTTATTCCAAAATACCCAGTTTTACGACAAACAGCACTTTTAGGATCCTTTACATTTGGTGTGTTTTGCTCCTTTTGGACAACACTTACCTTTCATCTGAGCAGTCCCCCTTTAAATTATCATTCAGGAATAATAGGCCTATTCGGTTTAATTGCTATTGGTGGAGCATTAGTTGCACCTTACTTTGGCAAATTAGCAGATAAAGGAAATGTAAGAAACTCATTAATTACTACAGTTTCAATGATAATAGGTAGCATTGTACTCCTAAAACTCTTCCCTTATTCTATTCCTGTATTAATACTTAGTGTTTTCTTTTTAGATATTGGTGTACAAGCAACCCAAATCACTAATTTTACACGTATATATAGTTTACACGAAGAAGCGCATAGTAGACTAAATACCATATACATGACTACCTATTTTATTGGTGCAGCAATTGGTACTTATTTTGGGCTTTTAAGCTGGAAGATAGGTAAATGGGATATGGCAACATGGCAAAAGCTTTTATGGAGTAGTATTGCATTAATAATAGTAATTTTTTCAAATAAACGTAAAGCATGAAGAACATAGCGATAATTAGTGATATACATGGTAATTTGCCAGCACTAAAAGTAGTTCTGGAAGATATAAAACAAAGAAATATAGATGAAATATATTGCTTAGGCGATTTAGTCGATTTTGCTCCTTGGCACAATGAAGTTATTGAACAAATTAAAGAATTAGAAATTCCTTGTCTAATGGGCAACCATGATGAGCGCATTGCATTCGATTATGAAGTAACACCGCTACCGAAACACAATCCTGAGGAAAGAGCGGCACGCGTAAACGGAATTAACTATACCAAACAAAGCATAAAACCAGAAAACAAAGAATTCTTAAAAACACTTCCTGAAAGGTTTTTATTAAATTTTACTATTTCGGGAGAAAACAGAAAAGTACTACTGGTACACGCCAGCACAAGAAGTAATGATGAATATATCTATGAGAATCATGATCTTAAAGATGTACAGTCGATGCTTGCAGAAGAAAAAGCTGATATTATAATTATGGGGCACACACACAGACCCTACATAAGACCAGTAGAAGCGACTAAAGACTCTCCTGCTGGAATTCTGATAAATTGTGGTTCGGTAGGGAG is a genomic window containing:
- a CDS encoding YhcH/YjgK/YiaL family protein, with product MIIDTLNNASKYYNLHPNFKKAFDYIYENDIANLTEGIHEIAEGLKAIVIIGEGTTKEESIKDFECHDKNIDIQISINGPEVFAWKPREKCSKPNGDYNDEKDVRFFHDAPDMFFQLHKKQFAILYPEDVHAAMIGNGILKKIVIKVKI
- a CDS encoding bifunctional 4-hydroxy-2-oxoglutarate aldolase/2-dehydro-3-deoxy-phosphogluconate aldolase, translated to MDNIQNTIDTITNQGILPLYFNTDEIISLAILRALYKSGIKAVEYTNRGPEAVTNFKKMVAIRDLEMPGMLLGIGTIKNIEQAEQYDAIGADFFISPGFVPEVSQFLQSKKKLYCPGCMTPTEIITAENAGIKFIKLFPGNILSPKFMNSIKDIFPSLHFMTTGGVDTTHASINSWFSAGVSAVGMGSKLITKERTDNGDYDGIENETRKVLQIVQIIQKQL
- a CDS encoding SDR family oxidoreductase — translated: MDSIFNLKGKIALITGGAGVLGSNFANVLAKQGVITGIVSQSIEKANKIVENIQKNGGQAFAIQANVLKKEDLEKARDFIIAKYGQLDILINAAGGNMPGATINPDQAIYNMNTDDLQKVIDLNIIGTILPSQVFSELFAKQKTGNIINISSASAQRPLTRVVGYSASKAAIDNFTQWMAVELASKYGEGIRVNAISPGFFIGEQNKALLLNPDGKLTLRGQKIIDQTPMGRFGTPEDINGALLFLCSDMSKFVTGTIIKVDGGFAASSI
- a CDS encoding DUF2911 domain-containing protein — encoded protein: MKNPYLLLIILLTVFSVNAQDVNFAPLDTSPVDISYYPHKAVKSKKTDTPSAVIKVIYSRPSAKGRAIFGELIPFGKVWRVGANENAEIKFYKPVTIGGKNIPAGTYSLFAIPEKDKWTIIINKEIDLWGAYAYDESKDIARVTVPVKAVPNTIEALSIAFTNQGSVANLVIGWDKTTVEVPITIK
- a CDS encoding AraC family transcriptional regulator codes for the protein MERFIQHTPLFIRHFTTEIWPFPVHNHNHFELVFIHSGSGLHQLNGGEVSYKGPCIFLLCPSDYHLFIIDKETEFSVLKFNNRYLDGTSSDTAKSEWNKVLDQLLGISSNLDGKLVDSPQELDKINHLMQLIVSEWDGGSQNGSHEVLLYLIRSVFAVIKKNAFQSLGTNTILNEGLLVGIMNYIHKEIRVPANLNLMVLSAHFNMAPNHLSSLFKRQTGGSIKKYIDDYKYKLIENRLKHSTVLMKEISNEFGFSDVSHFNKFLKKQTGLNPKDVRRKAIL
- a CDS encoding MFS transporter, translated to MNKTSFKPAVIPLMAVSAGVIVANIYYNQPILQAIALSLKVTETQIGKISMLSQLGYGLGMFFLLPLGDKVNRKNLILLLCALLVLTLFFITLTSSLTALYILSFFVGLFSTPAQIILPMAATLGKENRGKNVGVVFSGILVGILGARVISGFITELLGWRYVFGISGVMVLAVTLMLKLYLPEVPSKFKGSYFHLIKSTLALIPKYPVLRQTALLGSFTFGVFCSFWTTLTFHLSSPPLNYHSGIIGLFGLIAIGGALVAPYFGKLADKGNVRNSLITTVSMIIGSIVLLKLFPYSIPVLILSVFFLDIGVQATQITNFTRIYSLHEEAHSRLNTIYMTTYFIGAAIGTYFGLLSWKIGKWDMATWQKLLWSSIALIIVIFSNKRKA
- a CDS encoding metallophosphoesterase, with amino-acid sequence MKNIAIISDIHGNLPALKVVLEDIKQRNIDEIYCLGDLVDFAPWHNEVIEQIKELEIPCLMGNHDERIAFDYEVTPLPKHNPEERAARVNGINYTKQSIKPENKEFLKTLPERFLLNFTISGENRKVLLVHASTRSNDEYIYENHDLKDVQSMLAEEKADIIIMGHTHRPYIRPVEATKDSPAGILINCGSVGRSRENSPLATYLILHIDEEKIIPEIVKLEYPVNEVIKAIEKSPIPNFYAEFLKKDLAI